One region of Wyeomyia smithii strain HCP4-BCI-WySm-NY-G18 chromosome 3, ASM2978416v1, whole genome shotgun sequence genomic DNA includes:
- the LOC129733116 gene encoding uncharacterized protein LOC129733116, whose protein sequence is MRLELKFFCPSPKTKERAVELWQITFDERNVMRQQSKIDVYMNEYPVFSAFNGLMIELDFTMLMPSAKKFAEEFESIKPKILQIYHDAYLNISNDVLRTFALIRKQNPTRGVKRTKDAIQGRENPLKGIIEPLQPDDPFPANTNLDVPVLYTKPNCGTILWKNCRVDIDGDILKNIELFFKFYYFINVTSQLADKQFFLFIMARLFGVGNFSTTGEKFIRSLQ, encoded by the exons ATG AGactagaactgaaatttttttgtCCCAGTCCGAAGACAAAAGAGAGAGCGGTTGAGCTTTGGCAGATTACATTTGATGAGAGAAACGTAATGCGACAACAATCGAAAATAGATGTTTACATGAATGAGTATCCGGTTTTTTCTGCATTCAATGGATTAATG ATTGAGTTGGATTTTACCATGCTAATGCCAAGTGCAAAAAAATTTGCAGAAGAGTTTGAAAGTATTAAACCGAAAATACTTCAGATTTATCACGATGCCTATCTCAACATTTCGAACG ATGTGCTGAGAACTTTTGCCCTTATACGCAAACAAAACCCAACCCGAGGAGTGAAGCGCACAAAAGACGCTATACAAGGAAGAGAAAATCCTTTGAAAGGAATCATTGAACCGTTACAG CCTGATGATCCGTTCCCTGCAAACACGAACTTGGACGTACCGGTGCTTTACACTAAACCGAATTGCGGTACCATTTTGTGGAAAAATTGTCGAGTAGACATAGATGGGGACATTTTGAAAAACAtcgaattattttttaaattttattattttattaatgtCACATCGCAATTGGCTGataagcaattttttttatttataatggCAAGATTGTTTGGCGTTGgaaatttttccaccacaggAGAGAAGTTTATTAGAAGCCTGCAGTAA